A stretch of DNA from Bacillus sp. Marseille-Q1617:
CCTATTTTATTGAAAAAATAAAAACGGGCTGGAAAAGTTAGCAAAGTATAGTATACTAGTGGTAAGAACTCGTTCACAAATTAGACAATAATTCGTCAATAATTCGTCAAAAATGAAAGCGCTTATATTAGGAGGGATCAATTATGGATATGTTTATGGTGTATTTATTCGTTGCCACCGCTACCCCGTTATTCTTATGGATCGAGCATCGGAAATGGGCATTGATTCATATTCCATTCTTAGTAGCATTATGGGCCATCTTTATTTATTACATTGCAGTTCCTGAAATGGGCGGCTGGGGACATGTGACATTCTGGAGTCTCTTCGTTTTTAACTTTGCGTTCGCACATCTTGCAGCGTTCTGGTTATATGCGGCTCCTTATTTGAAAAAACACAGAAAGAAAATGATGGAAATGCGCACATACAATGTTGAAAAATAAATCCCCGGAGACGAGGGGTTTAT
This window harbors:
- a CDS encoding spore morphogenesis/germination protein YwcE; this encodes MDMFMVYLFVATATPLFLWIEHRKWALIHIPFLVALWAIFIYYIAVPEMGGWGHVTFWSLFVFNFAFAHLAAFWLYAAPYLKKHRKKMMEMRTYNVEK